Proteins co-encoded in one Marinobacter gudaonensis genomic window:
- a CDS encoding substrate-binding periplasmic protein, with amino-acid sequence MNKRLSSALAATLRLAFLVVLVASPGVSAGDDRLKFAFAENAPPYSYSLDDRAAGLFPELVQLVFSFTQGYTVDSAVMPWSRAQHNVSRGLADGFLTYPSMERQDYAIFAEQPLHTQDFGHLVYSVDNPNSERIESATSFADLADLKIIVEKGSKWEEENLPAYLERVPGRDVETMMHLLMLRKAGDFFVQPAEDARFIARKLGYADRLRVRKVDFIPNALIPFHIGVSRNVRSAAQVVNQVDEVMQDPEFMSQRNQLIERYR; translated from the coding sequence GTGAACAAACGACTCTCAAGTGCACTTGCCGCAACCCTGCGTCTTGCGTTCCTGGTTGTGCTCGTTGCTTCGCCGGGCGTTTCGGCGGGCGACGACAGGCTCAAGTTTGCGTTTGCCGAAAATGCACCACCCTACAGTTACTCACTGGACGACCGGGCAGCGGGGCTTTTCCCCGAGCTGGTGCAGTTGGTGTTCAGTTTTACGCAAGGCTACACCGTGGACAGTGCGGTGATGCCCTGGTCCAGGGCCCAGCATAACGTCAGTCGGGGCCTTGCCGATGGTTTTCTCACCTATCCATCCATGGAAAGACAGGATTACGCCATCTTTGCGGAACAACCCCTCCACACACAGGACTTCGGCCATCTGGTGTACTCGGTCGACAATCCCAATTCCGAACGGATTGAATCGGCAACAAGTTTTGCCGACCTCGCCGACCTCAAGATAATTGTTGAAAAGGGGTCGAAATGGGAAGAAGAGAATCTTCCAGCCTATCTGGAGCGGGTGCCGGGCCGGGACGTTGAAACCATGATGCATCTTCTCATGTTGCGGAAAGCCGGTGATTTTTTTGTGCAGCCCGCCGAAGACGCACGATTCATCGCTCGGAAACTTGGCTACGCGGACCGCCTGAGAGTCCGCAAGGTGGATTTTATTCCCAATGCCCTGATCCCGTTTCATATCGGCGTGTCCCGGAACGTTCGCTCCGCTGCGCAGGTGGTCAATCAGGTGGATGAGGTGATGCAGGACCCGGAATTCATGTCGCAACGGAACCAGCTGATCGAACGTTATCGATAA
- a CDS encoding ribonucleoside-diphosphate reductase subunit alpha, with protein MSASALAESQSEPQSKPNTDSEASTQALQVIKRNGTLVGFDASKISVAVTKAFLAVEGDQAAGSARINHAVKLVTDQVVQAISRRLKAGGKVHIEDIQDQVELALMRAEEQKVARAYVLYREEHARQRAIDEPVEAHPHLTVRKADGTIAPLDLGLMKLQVEQAAAGLDGIDGGSLVDDALRNLYDGIEETEVLSALIMTARGRIEREPDYSAVTARLLLEQLRLETGEALELPRNQSLAEVYPQALIAFIHAGIRHELLDEALVGFDLERLGEALKPERDLQFGFLGLQTLYDRYFLHWNKARLELPQVFFMRVAMGLALREDDPNERAIEFYNLLSSFDYMASTPTLFNSGTRHSQLSSCYLTTVQDDLEGIYGAIKDNALLSKWAGGLGNDWTPVRALGSHIKGTNGQSQGVVPFLKVVNDTAVAVNQGGKRKGAVCAYLESWHLDIEEFLELRKNTGDERRRTHDMNTANWVPDLLIERMREDRDWTLFSPSDVPDLHDLYGNAFRERYEHYEALAKQGQIRLFRKVSAKQLWRKMLTVLFETGHPWVTFKDPCNLRSPQQHRGVVHSSNLCTEITLNTSADEIAVCNLGSVNLAAHIKDGELDVQRLERTVNTAVRMLDNVIDINYYAVPQARNSNHKHRPVGLGLMGFQDALYQLGLPYSSPEAVEFADVAMEQLSYFALRASATLAGERGAYESYEGSLWQQGILPIDSISLLKEARRDGDLSVNTNARLDWTPVRELIAKNGMRNSNVMAIAPTATISNIVGVSQSIEPAYQNLFVKSNLSGEFTVVNPSLVRDLKAEGLWDNVMVNDLKYFDGSVQQIDRIPAELKARYATAFEIDARWLVEAAARRQKWLDQAQSLNLYMAEPSGKKLDALYQLAWERGLKTTYYLRSLGATGAEKTTPVAAPQPQVCSIDNPDCEACQ; from the coding sequence ATGTCCGCCTCCGCTCTGGCCGAATCCCAGTCCGAACCCCAGTCCAAACCGAACACCGATTCCGAGGCCTCCACCCAGGCCCTGCAGGTGATAAAACGCAACGGCACCCTGGTGGGCTTTGATGCCTCCAAAATCAGCGTGGCCGTCACCAAGGCCTTCCTGGCCGTGGAAGGCGACCAGGCCGCCGGTTCCGCCCGCATCAACCACGCCGTCAAACTGGTCACCGACCAGGTGGTGCAGGCCATCAGCCGGCGCCTGAAGGCCGGCGGCAAGGTCCACATCGAAGACATCCAGGATCAGGTGGAACTGGCCCTGATGCGGGCCGAGGAACAAAAAGTCGCTCGCGCCTACGTGCTGTACCGGGAAGAACACGCGCGCCAGCGGGCCATCGATGAGCCGGTGGAAGCCCACCCGCACCTGACCGTGAGAAAGGCCGACGGCACCATCGCGCCCCTGGACCTGGGTCTGATGAAACTGCAGGTGGAGCAGGCCGCCGCCGGGCTGGACGGCATCGACGGTGGATCTCTGGTGGACGACGCACTGCGCAATCTCTACGACGGCATTGAAGAAACCGAAGTGCTCTCGGCCCTGATCATGACCGCCCGGGGCCGCATCGAGCGGGAGCCGGACTACAGCGCCGTGACCGCCCGCCTGCTGCTGGAGCAGCTGCGCCTGGAAACCGGCGAAGCCCTGGAACTGCCGCGTAACCAGTCCCTGGCGGAGGTGTATCCCCAGGCGCTGATCGCCTTTATACACGCCGGCATTCGCCACGAACTGCTGGACGAAGCCCTGGTCGGCTTTGATCTCGAGCGCCTCGGTGAGGCGCTCAAGCCCGAGCGCGACCTGCAATTCGGCTTCCTCGGCCTGCAGACCCTGTACGACCGCTACTTCCTGCACTGGAACAAGGCCCGTCTGGAACTGCCCCAGGTGTTTTTCATGCGCGTGGCCATGGGCCTGGCCCTGCGCGAGGACGACCCGAACGAGCGGGCCATCGAGTTCTACAACCTGCTGTCCTCTTTCGACTACATGGCCAGCACGCCCACCCTGTTCAACAGCGGCACCCGCCATTCCCAGCTTTCCTCCTGCTACCTGACCACCGTGCAGGACGACCTGGAAGGCATCTACGGCGCCATCAAGGACAACGCCCTGCTGAGCAAATGGGCCGGCGGCCTGGGCAACGACTGGACGCCGGTTCGGGCGCTCGGATCTCACATCAAGGGCACCAACGGCCAGAGCCAGGGCGTGGTGCCGTTTTTGAAAGTGGTCAACGACACCGCCGTGGCGGTGAACCAGGGTGGCAAGCGCAAGGGCGCCGTGTGTGCTTACCTGGAAAGCTGGCACCTCGACATCGAGGAATTCCTGGAGCTGCGCAAGAACACCGGCGACGAGCGCCGCCGAACCCACGACATGAACACCGCCAACTGGGTGCCGGACCTGCTGATCGAACGCATGCGCGAAGACCGGGACTGGACCCTGTTCTCCCCGAGCGACGTGCCCGACCTGCACGACCTCTACGGCAATGCGTTCCGCGAGCGCTACGAGCACTACGAAGCGCTGGCCAAACAGGGCCAGATCAGACTGTTCCGGAAAGTCTCAGCCAAACAGCTCTGGCGCAAGATGCTCACCGTGCTGTTTGAAACCGGCCACCCCTGGGTCACCTTCAAGGACCCCTGCAACCTGCGCTCGCCGCAGCAGCACCGGGGTGTGGTACACAGCTCCAACCTGTGCACCGAGATCACCCTCAACACCAGCGCCGACGAAATTGCCGTGTGCAACCTGGGTTCGGTAAACCTGGCCGCTCATATCAAGGACGGCGAGCTGGACGTACAGCGCCTGGAGCGCACCGTGAACACTGCCGTACGCATGCTCGATAACGTCATCGACATCAACTACTACGCCGTGCCCCAGGCCCGCAATTCTAACCATAAACACCGTCCGGTCGGCCTCGGCCTGATGGGCTTCCAGGACGCCCTCTACCAACTGGGCCTGCCGTACTCCAGCCCGGAAGCGGTGGAGTTCGCCGATGTGGCCATGGAGCAGCTCAGTTACTTCGCCCTGCGCGCCTCCGCCACCCTGGCCGGAGAGCGCGGCGCCTACGAAAGCTACGAAGGCTCGCTCTGGCAGCAGGGTATCCTGCCCATCGACTCCATCAGCCTGCTGAAAGAAGCGCGCCGCGACGGCGACCTCTCGGTGAACACCAATGCCCGCCTGGACTGGACTCCCGTACGCGAACTGATCGCCAAAAACGGCATGCGCAACAGCAACGTCATGGCCATCGCGCCCACGGCCACCATCTCCAACATCGTGGGCGTGTCCCAGTCTATTGAACCGGCGTACCAGAACCTGTTCGTCAAATCGAACCTCTCCGGCGAGTTCACCGTGGTCAACCCGTCCCTGGTCCGGGACCTCAAGGCCGAGGGCCTGTGGGACAACGTGATGGTCAACGACCTCAAATACTTCGACGGCAGCGTGCAGCAAATCGACCGCATCCCGGCCGAACTCAAGGCGAGATACGCCACCGCCTTCGAGATCGACGCCCGTTGGCTGGTAGAAGCCGCCGCCCGCCGTCAGAAATGGCTCGACCAGGCCCAGAGCCTCAACCTCTACATGGCCGAACCCAGCGGTAAAAAACTCGACGCCCTGTACCAGCTGGCCTGGGAACGTGGCCTGAAAACCACCTACTACCTGCGCTCCCTGGGCGCCACCGGCGCAGAGAAAACCACCCCGGTGGCGGCACCGCAGCCGCAGGTATGCAGCATCGACAACCCGGACTGCGAGGCCTGTCAGTAG
- a CDS encoding substrate-binding periplasmic protein: protein MYSCCFHAPEFRRLANGRVLVARLAGLCLLMFAVMGASAQSDSETVAAAPILRVAYLEFPPITYQDSNGQPAGSFIELTRKVAVEAGYQPEFIYLPVSRVYLYLINGLIDVWPGVTEVPVLQGNVLESWISPAPVHLSAWYLESSPPLIHLEELRGKRVIVIGGYTYAGLLDWLAAHPDIRITEAPNHRSAVDMLKRRRGDYLLDYRQPVRQVLVPGSDDMLRESEVRTRDLAWIFSLAHPRAALMRDEFDDAYLRLVERGEVPPVRDLTGAYVIPGYPGELQ, encoded by the coding sequence ATGTACAGCTGTTGTTTCCACGCTCCCGAGTTCCGGAGGCTGGCGAACGGGCGGGTGCTCGTCGCCCGGCTCGCCGGCCTGTGCCTTTTGATGTTCGCGGTCATGGGCGCTTCCGCCCAATCAGATTCCGAAACGGTGGCGGCGGCCCCGATCCTGCGGGTGGCGTACCTTGAGTTTCCCCCGATTACCTATCAGGACAGCAACGGCCAGCCGGCAGGCAGCTTTATCGAGCTGACCCGCAAAGTAGCTGTTGAGGCAGGCTATCAGCCCGAGTTCATCTATCTGCCGGTGAGCCGGGTGTACCTGTACCTGATCAACGGCCTGATTGACGTGTGGCCCGGGGTCACGGAAGTCCCGGTGTTGCAGGGCAATGTTCTGGAGAGCTGGATCAGTCCGGCACCCGTGCACTTGAGCGCCTGGTACCTGGAGAGCTCGCCCCCGCTCATTCATCTGGAAGAGTTGCGGGGCAAGCGGGTTATCGTCATTGGCGGCTATACCTATGCGGGACTGCTGGACTGGCTGGCCGCCCATCCAGACATTCGCATCACTGAAGCCCCCAACCACCGCTCGGCCGTGGATATGCTCAAGCGCAGGCGGGGGGATTACCTTCTGGATTATCGCCAGCCCGTGCGACAGGTGCTGGTTCCGGGATCCGATGACATGCTCCGGGAATCGGAAGTCCGCACCCGGGATCTCGCCTGGATTTTCTCGCTGGCCCATCCCCGAGCGGCACTGATGCGGGATGAGTTCGATGATGCCTATCTGCGCCTGGTGGAAAGGGGTGAAGTGCCCCCGGTTCGAGACCTCACCGGCGCCTACGTGATTCCTGGCTACCCCGGCGAACTCCAGTGA
- a CDS encoding DUF3047 domain-containing protein, producing the protein MARNLYPVWAALLLVGLFSSSLAHAQSTTLKPFSAMSSITDGWEPLNFPNIEQHTRYELVTEDGQQVVKATTDGGASGLIARVSVKPGDSLILKWRWKVSNVFDKGNARSKSGDDYPARIYVAFKFQPEKAGFFERAKRKTVEVLFGESLPGNALNYIWANSLPEGTVIANAYTDKTMMVAVNSGREQIGDWVTVQRDIVADYRQAFGEAPPPIVGVAIMSDSDNTSEQATAWYGDLQLEP; encoded by the coding sequence ATGGCCCGAAACCTCTACCCGGTATGGGCGGCGCTGCTGCTCGTCGGCCTCTTCAGCTCCAGCCTCGCCCATGCTCAGAGCACTACTTTGAAGCCCTTCTCGGCCATGAGCTCGATTACCGACGGCTGGGAGCCCCTGAATTTCCCCAATATCGAGCAGCACACCCGTTATGAGCTGGTCACCGAAGACGGCCAGCAAGTGGTCAAGGCCACCACCGACGGCGGCGCTTCCGGCCTGATTGCGCGGGTAAGCGTTAAGCCCGGCGATTCGCTGATTCTGAAATGGCGCTGGAAGGTTTCGAACGTGTTCGACAAGGGCAACGCCCGCAGCAAATCCGGGGACGATTACCCGGCCAGGATTTACGTGGCATTCAAGTTCCAGCCGGAGAAGGCCGGCTTTTTCGAGCGGGCAAAGCGCAAGACCGTGGAAGTGCTGTTCGGCGAGTCCCTGCCCGGCAATGCCCTGAACTACATCTGGGCTAACAGCCTGCCGGAGGGCACCGTCATCGCCAACGCCTACACCGACAAGACCATGATGGTGGCGGTCAATTCCGGCAGGGAGCAGATTGGTGACTGGGTAACGGTTCAAAGGGACATTGTGGCTGACTATCGGCAGGCGTTTGGCGAAGCGCCGCCGCCCATTGTTGGCGTGGCCATCATGTCGGACTCAGACAACACGAGTGAGCAGGCCACCGCCTGGTATGGCGATTTACAGCTGGAACCCTGA
- the nhaB gene encoding sodium/proton antiporter NhaB, translating to MPTTVLSGFTHNFLGKAPVWYKQVVLLFLVANPIVMWTLGPGTAGWLLIAEFIFTLAMALKCYPLLPGGLLAVEALLIGLTTPDAVYLEVLTNFPVILLLMFMVAGIYFMKELLLVTFTQILVGVRSKSALSLLFCSAAALLSAFLDALTVTAVIISVAVGFYSVYHKVASGKGYQHKDHNAGSDDEVIELHREDLENFRAFLRSLLMHGAIGTALGGVATMVGEPQNLLIAKVVGWDFAGFFLHMAPVSLPVLAAGLVTCWALEKLRWFGYGGRLPKPVRRVLEEFAENERAKRTKADQAALWVQAVAAAILVVGLALHLAEVGLIGLLVIILITSFTGVTDEHQIGKAFQESLPFTSLLVVFFAVVAVIHEQHLFKPIIDYVLSLPEAQQPGMFFIANGVLSMISDNVFVATVYISEVKQALEAGAISYEHFQELAVAINTGTNLPSVATPNGQAAFLFLLTSAIAPLVRLSYGKMVIMAFPYTLVMGGVGLYMVVNHI from the coding sequence ATGCCCACAACCGTTCTCTCCGGCTTCACCCACAATTTCCTTGGAAAAGCGCCCGTCTGGTACAAGCAGGTCGTCCTGCTGTTTCTGGTGGCCAATCCCATTGTGATGTGGACCCTGGGCCCCGGAACCGCCGGCTGGCTCCTGATTGCCGAGTTCATTTTCACCCTGGCCATGGCACTCAAGTGCTACCCGTTGCTGCCCGGTGGCCTGCTGGCGGTGGAGGCGTTGCTGATCGGGCTGACAACGCCGGATGCGGTCTACCTGGAGGTACTCACCAACTTTCCGGTCATCCTGCTGCTGATGTTCATGGTGGCCGGCATCTACTTCATGAAAGAACTGTTGCTGGTGACGTTTACCCAGATCCTGGTGGGGGTGCGCTCCAAGTCGGCGCTGTCGCTGTTGTTCTGCAGTGCTGCGGCCCTGCTGTCGGCCTTCCTGGATGCCCTGACGGTAACCGCCGTGATCATCAGTGTGGCGGTGGGTTTCTATTCGGTGTACCACAAAGTGGCCTCGGGCAAGGGCTACCAGCACAAGGACCACAACGCTGGCAGTGATGACGAAGTGATTGAACTGCACCGGGAAGATCTGGAAAACTTCCGGGCTTTTCTGCGCAGCCTGCTGATGCACGGCGCCATCGGTACTGCCCTGGGCGGCGTTGCCACCATGGTGGGCGAACCCCAGAACCTGCTGATTGCCAAGGTCGTGGGCTGGGATTTTGCCGGGTTCTTCCTGCATATGGCGCCGGTGAGCCTGCCGGTGCTGGCGGCGGGGTTGGTTACCTGCTGGGCCCTGGAGAAGCTGCGCTGGTTTGGTTACGGCGGTCGGCTGCCCAAGCCGGTGCGCCGGGTGCTGGAGGAATTTGCTGAAAACGAGCGCGCCAAACGCACCAAAGCTGACCAGGCCGCACTCTGGGTGCAGGCGGTTGCCGCCGCCATCCTGGTGGTGGGCCTGGCCCTGCACCTGGCGGAGGTAGGGCTGATCGGCCTGTTGGTGATCATCCTGATTACCTCCTTTACTGGCGTTACCGACGAGCACCAGATTGGCAAGGCCTTCCAGGAATCGCTGCCGTTCACCTCCCTGTTGGTCGTGTTCTTCGCGGTGGTGGCGGTGATCCACGAGCAGCACCTGTTCAAACCGATCATCGATTACGTGCTGTCGCTGCCCGAGGCCCAACAACCGGGCATGTTCTTCATCGCCAACGGCGTGCTCTCGATGATCAGCGATAACGTGTTCGTAGCGACTGTGTACATCAGTGAGGTCAAGCAGGCGCTGGAAGCCGGCGCCATCAGCTACGAGCATTTCCAGGAGCTGGCGGTGGCGATCAACACCGGTACCAACCTGCCCAGTGTGGCCACGCCCAACGGCCAGGCGGCATTCCTGTTCCTGCTGACCTCGGCAATCGCGCCGCTGGTTCGGCTGTCTTACGGCAAGATGGTTATCATGGCATTTCCCTACACCCTGGTGATGGGCGGCGTGGGCCTGTACATGGTGGTTAACCACATTTGA
- a CDS encoding ribonucleotide-diphosphate reductase subunit beta, which yields MLDWDDEPKTEANTASHQGPAPVNVDDKRVINGETDINQLAPFKYPWAWEYFMNANKNHWTPLDVNMAQDVSDYHHRLTAPEKHVYENVLAYLTTSDILAMRNIGLAVMEKMSAPELQIYQARQVYEEAMHTWAYQHCIETLNLDQSEIYNRYRVVPAINGKIQIANRRLDAAMRPDMNLRNRDDLQEFIMSYLFFAAVFEGTWFYNGFSPIFALQRRGLMRGTGEQLQYILRDEAMHFSFGLKVVNQIVEEENITFDPKAVRQMWEESEAAETAYANYILRDPILGYSAEYHSEQFRFVANRRARTVGLEEPFPGAKNVSPWLDEQATMRKEKNFFETRVIEYQTGAQLEW from the coding sequence ATGCTCGATTGGGACGACGAACCAAAAACCGAAGCCAATACCGCCAGCCACCAGGGCCCGGCCCCGGTGAACGTCGACGACAAGCGCGTCATCAACGGCGAGACTGACATCAACCAGCTGGCACCGTTCAAGTACCCCTGGGCCTGGGAGTACTTCATGAACGCCAACAAGAACCACTGGACCCCCCTGGACGTGAACATGGCCCAGGACGTCTCGGACTACCACCACCGCCTGACCGCGCCGGAAAAACACGTCTACGAGAACGTGCTGGCCTACCTCACCACCTCCGACATCCTGGCCATGCGCAACATCGGCCTGGCGGTGATGGAGAAAATGAGTGCCCCGGAACTTCAGATCTACCAGGCCCGCCAGGTGTACGAGGAAGCCATGCACACCTGGGCCTACCAGCACTGCATCGAAACCCTCAACCTGGACCAGAGCGAAATCTACAACCGCTACCGCGTGGTGCCCGCCATCAACGGCAAGATCCAGATCGCCAACCGACGCCTGGATGCCGCCATGCGCCCGGACATGAACCTGCGCAACCGCGATGACCTGCAGGAATTCATCATGTCCTATCTGTTTTTTGCTGCCGTGTTCGAGGGCACCTGGTTCTACAACGGCTTCAGCCCCATCTTCGCCCTGCAGCGCCGGGGCCTGATGCGTGGCACCGGTGAACAGCTGCAGTACATCCTGCGGGACGAAGCCATGCACTTCTCTTTCGGCCTGAAAGTGGTGAACCAGATCGTCGAGGAAGAGAACATTACCTTCGACCCAAAAGCCGTGCGCCAGATGTGGGAAGAATCCGAAGCCGCCGAAACCGCCTACGCCAATTACATCCTGCGCGACCCCATCCTGGGTTACTCCGCGGAGTACCACAGCGAGCAGTTCCGCTTTGTGGCCAATCGCAGGGCGCGCACCGTGGGCCTGGAAGAGCCCTTTCCGGGGGCGAAGAACGTCTCGCCCTGGCTGGACGAGCAGGCCACCATGCGCAAGGAGAAGAATTTCTTTGAAACCCGGGTGATCGAGTACCAAACCGGTGCGCAGCTGGAATGGTAG